From a single Theropithecus gelada isolate Dixy chromosome 10, Tgel_1.0, whole genome shotgun sequence genomic region:
- the RHBDD3 gene encoding rhomboid domain-containing protein 3 encodes MHARGPHGPLSPALPLASSVLMLLMSSLWLVGAGPSLVLAPELLLDPWQVHRLLTHVLGHTALPGLLLSLLLLPTLGWQQECHLGTLRFLHASALLALASGLLAVLLAGLGVSGAAGSCGYMPVHLAMLAGEVHHPKRPRGALPPWLPPWLLLVLTPLLSSEPPFLQLLCGLLAGLAYAAGAFRWLEPSERRLQALQEGVLCGTLAGCWPLRLLPTPGSLAELPVTHPAGVRPPIPGRPYVASPDLWSHCEGSALSPPGLRPVQPTWEGSSEASLDWAGASFSPGTPMWAALDEQMLQEGIQASLLDGPAQGPQSAPWLSKSSVSSLRLQQLERMGFPTEQAVVALAATGRVEGAVSLLVGGQVGTETLVTQGKGGPAHSEGPGPP; translated from the exons ATGCATGCCAGGGGCCCCCATGGCCCACTGTCCCCGGCGCTGCCTCTCGCCTCCTCAGTCCTGATGCTGCTGATGAGCAGCCTGTGGCTGGTGGGGGCCGGCCCCAGCCTGGTCCTGGCCCCGGAGCTGTTGCTGGACCCCTGGCAGG tgCACCGGCTGCTGACCCATGTCCTGGGCCACACGGCCCTGCCGGGCCTGCTCCTGAGCCTGCTGCTCCTGCCCACTCTGGGCTGGCAGCAGGAGTGCCACCTGGGCACGTTGAGATTCCTGCATGCCTCAGCTCTGCTCGCCCTGGCTTCTGGGCTGCTGGCAGTACTGCTGGCAGGCCTTGGGGTGTCCGGTGCAGCCGGCAGCTGTGGATACATGCCTGTCCACCTGGCCATGCTGGCTGGGGAGGTACACCACCCTAAACGGCCCCGTGGGGCACTGCCACCATGGCTGCCACCGTGGCTGCTGCTTGTCCTGACCCCACTGCTCAGCTCTGAGCCACCCTTCCTACAGCTCCTTTGTGGCCTCCTTGCTGGCCTGGCCT ACGCAGCTGGGGCCTTCCGGTGGCTGGAACCCTCAGAGCGACGGCTGCAGGCGCTGCAGGAGGGCGTTTTGTGCGGGACCTTGGCGGGGTGCTGGCCCCTGAGGCTCCTTCCCACCCCGGGCAGCCTGGCGGAGCTGCCTGTCACCCATCCTGCCGGAGTGAG GCCTCCCATCCCTGGACGGCCTTATGTAGCCTCCCCTGACCTCTGGTCCCACTGTGAAGGCTCAGCACTGTCCCCACCAGGCCTGAGGCCTGTGCAGCCCACCTGGGAGGGCTCCTCAGAGGCCAGCCTGGACTGGGCTGGGGCCAGCTTCTCCCCAGGGACTCCGATGTGGGCGGCCTTGGATGAGCAGATGCTGCAGGAGGGCATCCAGGCCTCACTTCTTGACGGGCCAGCCCAGGGGCCCCAGAGCGCACCATGGCTGTCCAAgtcctctgtctcctctctgcG gctgcagcagctggagCGCATGGGCTTCCCCACGGAGCAGGCGGTGGTGGCACTGGCAGCCACAGGCCGCGTGGAGGGTGCCGTGTCACTGCTGGTTGGAGGACAAGTGGGCACTGAGACCCTGGTGACCCAGGGAAAGGGTGGGCCTGCCCACTCCGAGGGTCCTGGGCCTCCCTAG